In Dehalococcoidia bacterium, the genomic stretch CGTAGAGCACGGGCGGGATGTCATCGACGGCGTTCTTGTCCCAGAGCGAGTACATGGCGATGCAGAGTCCCGTCCCGAGCGCGAAGGCGATCGAGGGCGCCGCGTGCTTCAGCTCGACCTCGCGCGGGAGCGAAATGATGATGACGCCGGCGACGATCAGGCAGATCCCGACGACGGCGATCGGGGCGGGGCGCTCCTCGAGCAGGATGACGGCGCCGATGACGGTGAAGATCGGGCCGGTGCCGCGCGACAGCGGATAGACGACGGAAAGATCGCCGCGACGATAGCCCTCGGTAAGCACGTGAAAGTAGAGCGTGTGCAGGCAGCCGCTGACAAGCATGAACGCGAGCGCCTCCGGGCCGAATTCGCCGCGGAGCACGACGGCCAGGACGATGGTCAGCGGCAGGAAGAACAGCACGGAGCAAGCGACGGTCGCGGCGGCGAAGCCGAGTCCGCCGCGCGCGCCCTTCGCGGCGTAGTTCCACGAGGCGTGAAAGACGGCAGCGCCGAGGACGAGGAGGAGTGCACCGATGGGCATGGCGGGGGTAGTAAACAGCAAACGAACGACAGCAAACAGCAAAGGGCAAACAGCAAACGGCAAGCAGCAAAGGGCGACGACAACAGACGACAAACAGCAGACAACAGAGGGGGTTGGCCGAGGGCGAGGGGCTTCTCTCGATCGTGGGGGCCGGGTTGCCTACAATTCGAGCCTCAATGATCGAAGGGAGGCGGCGGCATGGTGCTGGAACGTTTGCGGCTCGATGGGAGGGTGGCGATCGTCACCGGGGCGGGGCGCGGACTCGGGCGGCAGATGGCGCTCGCGCTCGCGGAAGCCGGCGCCGACGTCGTGTGCGCGGCGCGGACGGCGGAGCAGATCGACCGGACGAAGGCGGACATCGAAGCGCGCGGGCGGCGGGCCATCGCGCAGCCGACCGACGTGCAGGACTCGGCGCAGTGCGACGCGCTGATCAAGCGGGCGGCCGGCGAATTCGGACGGCTCGACATCATGCTTTCGAACGCGGGCATCGGCGACATGCGGGGCGCGAACGCGGAGCTGTGGGACGTCGACGACGGTGACTGGCGGGACACGCTCGACGTCAACCTTTCGAGTGCGTTCTACTGCGCGCGCGCCGCGTCGAAGCAGATGGTGTCGGAAGGGCACGGCGGCGTGATCATCAACCTGGCGTCGGGGACGGCGATGCGCGCGTATCCGATGAGCTTCGGCTACGGCGCGGCGAAGGCGGGCGTGATCGCGCTCACCAAGTCGCTGTCGGCGATGCTGTGGAAGCACGCGATCCGCGTCAACTGCATCATCCCGGGCTTCGTGCAGCAGGCGCCGGCGCGCAGCGAGGAGGCGCAGATCTTCGCGCAGACGCGTGGTCGCTACCTGCCTGCGCAACGTCTCGGCGAGGCGTGGGAGTTGGGGCCGCTCGCCGTGTACCTGGCTTCCGACGCGTCGAGCTATGTGACGGGCCAAGGGTTCGTGATCGACGGCGGCGGCCTGGCCGGCGGGCTGGCGCCGATCGGTTTCGCGCCAGACGTCGCGCTGGGTTAGGAGCGAGAGATGCAAAACGAGTGGGGCGACGTCGCGATCTCGGTCGATGCCTACAACCTGGCAGGCAAGCGCGCGCTCGTCATCGGTGCGGGCGGCGCGGCGGGGCGGGCGATCGCGCTGGCGCTCGGGGAAGCGGGCGCGGACGTCACCGTGTCTTCGGCGAGCGAGCGCGGCGACGACGTGATGGCCGCGAAGGGCGTGCAGCGCGAACTGACGAAGATGGGCCGCAAGTCATCGACCGTCGCGACGGACGTGACGCTGGGCACGGGCGTGCAGGTCATGGTGCGGCAGGTCGCGAAGGAGATGGATGGCATCGACATCCTGGTCAACGCGCCGGACCTCTTCCTCGGCAAGGCGGCGGAAGCGACGACGGACGTCGAGTTCAACCGCGTCATGCAAGTGAACCTGGCCGGGACGTTTCACGGGTGCCGCGCCGCCGGCAAGGAGATGCTGAAGCAGGGGCGCGGCGGCCGCATCATCAACGTGACGTCGGCGCTGGGTGAGCGCGCAATAGCGAACGCGGCGGCATACTGCGCGGCGCACGCAGGCGTTCACAACCTGACGCGAGCGCTGGCGCAGGAGTGGGGCCCGCAGGGCATCACGGTGAACGCGATCGCGCAGGGGTGGATGGAGTACACGCCGGCGATCGGCAACCCGGACCCGGCGGCGAACCAGACGGTGCGCTTCGTGCCGATGAAGCGGGCGGGGACGGCGGAGGAACTGGCGCCGCTGGCGGTGTATCTCGCGTCGGACGCGTGCGGGTATATCAGCGGGCAGGTGATGTACGTGGATGGCGGGTTGACGACGCATTTGTAGTGGTCGTCGGTCGTCGGGTCTCGGTCGTCGCGGACGGAACCGCAGAGCCGCAGAGGCGCAGAGGGGTTTTCTTTTGTGAGCGCGGGCTTTCAGCCCGCGCGTTGTTGTGCGTGCGCGAAGGACCTCACCCCCGGCCCCTCTCCGTCAGGCGGAGAGGAGGGACGTTCGTCCGGCACGTTCCTGCGCGTGCAGCGTCGATCTCGGCGTGGGAGGTATCGCCGTGAGGAGATCCTTCGCCGCGCGTCGCTTGCTCAGGATGACGTTATACGCCGCGCTTGCTCAGGATGACGTGTACACGCCGCGCTTGTTCAGGATGACGTGGAACCTGTCGTCGGTCGTCAGGGGCGGAACCGCGGAGGCTCACAGGCGCGGAGGGGTTTTCTTTTGTGAGCGCGGGCGTTCAGCCCGCGCTTTTGGTGGCGTGCAACGTTGATCTCGGAGTGGGAATGGTCGCCGTGAGGAGATCCTTCGCCGCGCTTCGCTTGCTCAGGATGACGTTATACGCCGCGCTTGCACAGGATGACGCGTATACGCCGGGCTTGCTCAGGATGACGTGTACACGCCGCGCTGGCTCAGGATGGCGTCGCGTTGCGCTTCGCTGGCTCAGGATGAGGTGGGTGGTGGGCGCCTTGCTCTGGATGACGGCGAACGCCACTACAATGGCGCGATGGGCAAGCTGACGCGCGCGCAGGTCGATGCGTTCCTCGAGGAGCGGCATACGGTCGTTGTGGGGACGACCTACCCGGACGGGCGGCCGCACCTGACGACAGTGTGGTATCGATGGGACAGCGAGGCATTCTGGCTCGCGACAAACCGGACGACGGTGAAGTATCGCAACCTGCGGCGGGACCCGCGGATCACGCTGCTGATCGATGCGCCGCCGCGCGAGACGTCGGTCGCGGCGTACGGGAGGGTGGAGGAGATCGCGCGGGATGAAGGGGCGTGGGACGGGGCGCTGGCGATCGTCGCACGTTACGTCGAGGACGCGCGGGCCTATTTGGAAGAGCGTCGAGACGAGCCGCGTGTGCTTCTACGCGTCAAACCCGACACAATGGTGACGTGGACACCGGAATGATCTTGGGACGAGCCGTCGACGAGCGCACATCACTTGAGCGTGCCGCCGCTCGTCGCGCACGCGGACCATGGCGTCCACGTCGCCGGATCGATCTCACGAAGCGCGTTCCGAAGAGCCTGCGATGACAGAGTCCGAAGAACTGCTGCGCGCCGCATTGCCCAAGCTTCCGTCGGGGCTGGCGGAGCACGTGCTGCGCGTGACCGACGAGGCGGCGCGGCTGGCGAGTGTCCACGGCGTCGACCGCGAAGCGGCGAAGATCGCCGCGCTCGGGCACGACATCCTGCGGGCGCACAGCGGCGACCGGCTGCTGCAGATCGCGGCGGAGCAGGGGTACGCGATCGATGCGGCGGACGCGATCGCGCCGATCCTCCTGCACGGGCCGCTTTCGGTCGAGATCCTGCGCGAGCAGTACCACGTGCGCGACGCCGACGTGTTGGCGGCGGTGGCGCGCCACACGACCGCGCACGCCGGGATGTCGCCGCTACAGAAGCTGCTGTTCGTGGCGGACAAGATCGAACCGCACAAGATGGGCGGCCGTCCCGACGTCATTCGCGTCGGCGACCTGGCGGAGAGCGACCTCGACGCGGCGCTGCTGGCGTATCTCGACTACCAGGTGCAGAACGCGGTCGAGCAGCGTTGGCCGCTGCACCCGAATACGATCGCGGCGCGGAACGAGCTGATCGCGGCGAAGGTGGGCGGCGCCAGCAAGTAGCGGGTTGGCATCGGTGCGCGTCTACTCGCGCCGGCGCGCGATGCCGCGCGGGCTGAAAGCCCGCGCTCGGTTAGTTCTCGCGGCGCGGNNNNNNNNNNNNNNNNNNNNNNNNNNNNNNNNNNNNNNNNNNNNNNNNNNNNNNNNNNNNNNNNNNNNNNNNNNNNNNNNNNNNNNNNNNNNNNNNNNNNCGCGGTAAACGTGGGCGGCGCCAGCAAGTAGCGGGTTGGCATCGGTTCGCGTCTATTCGCGCCGGCGCGCGATGCCGCGCGGGCTTTCAGCCCGCGCTCGGTTGTCGGGCAGCTCTCGGGTCTGCGCCTCGGCGCTGCAATTCGTTACCCTCGCACTCATGATCACCGTGCGGGGCAAACAGCTCGCAGACATCACCGCAGATGAGCTGCGCTCGCTGATCGACGCGTATGACGGCGTGACGCTTGACGTCGGTGCGGGCGATGGGCGATTTGTGTACCACTACGCGCAGCAGCACCCGGAGCGGTTCGTGATCGGCATCGACCCGGTGCGGGAGAACATGCGCGAGATCTCGGCGAAGGCGGCGAAGAAGCGAGAGCGCGGCGGCGCTGCGAATGTGCTGTTCGTCGTCGGGAGCATTGAGCAGCCGCCGGAGGAGTTGCGCGGCGTCGCCGACGAGATCTTCGTGACGCTGCCGTGGGGGAGCCTGATGCGCGGGATCATTCTCGGCGAGGCTCAGGTGCTCGACGCGCTGGCGTCGTTCGGGACGCCCGGCGCGCGGATGCGGATCGTGCTGAACACACGCATCTTCGACGATCCGGTGCCGCTCGAAGCGCGCGACCTGCCGGAGGTGACGCCCGACTACGCGCGCGAGACCCTGGCACCGGCGTTCGAGCGCGCGGGCATGCGCATCGGCCGGGCTGAGTGGATGGACGCGGACGAAGTCGCTACGCTCGGCACGACGTGGGCCAAGCGGCTGTCGCATCGGCGGCCGCCGCGGTCGGTGGCGGTGTACGCTGCGCGTACGACAACAGACAACACACAACAGACAACAGAGGGATGACGGTGGGCAGTTCGCTTGTGATTCGGGCGCTGGAGCCGCGCGACGCTGAGGCATGCGATGCGGTGCTTGCGAGTTTGCCGTACTTCTTCGGCGACCCGGACGGTGTTCGCATGGCGCACGAGGCCGTACGGCACCAGCGCGGGTTTGTTGCAGAGGCGGACGGGGCGGTGCGCGGCTTTATCACGCTGGAGCAGCATCAGCCGGGGAGCAGCGAGATCACGTGGCTCGCGGTGCAGGCGGAGCATCGGCGTGGCGGCATCGGGCGGATGCTGGTGGAGACGGCGGTGGAGTTGTTGCGCGGCGAGGGGCAGTCGATGCTGTTCGTGCTGACGCTGGGGCCATCGGTGCCGGAGCCTCCGAGCGTCGCGGACAACTACGAGGGCACGCGCGAGTTCTATCGTCGCACGGGATTCGTCGGGTTGCGGGAGTTCGGCCTGCGCGACTGGAATGACGCGTACGCGCTGGTATTGGGGCGGCCACTGTTGCGAGGATAGGGCAACCACGATGAACCGTGACGCGCTTCGTGAACTGTTCGATTACACCACCTTCACCTGGGCAACGTACGGCAATATCGTGCGTTCGCTGCCGAACCACGCGTTCGCGCAGGGGGTCGAAGGATCGGGGTGGCCGTCGCTGCGGGACGTGTTGTTCCACATCGCCGCGGGGTGGGACGATTGGATCTGCGAGCTGACCGGGAGACGTTTCAGCCCGTCGTTCGCGAGGAATTGACGACCTGGGAGGACATCGACTCGATCCGCTCGAAGACGAGGCCGCTGCTACATCGCATCATCGACGAGACGCCTGATGAAGAGCTGAACATGCCGACGAAGGCAGCGCTAGCGGCCCCCGCCCGCGCGCCGAGCGAGATCATCGCGCACATCCTGCTCCATGAGCGCGGGCACCACGGCGACGTGACGACGTTGCTCTCGGCGCTGGGGGTAACTCTGCCGTTGAGCGACTACCTGGTGTTTGCGTTCTTCCGGGATCGCCCTGGCTGAATGTCGAAATGAGCTCGAGTTCGGGTGACAGATGGCCGGGAAGTCACTCCCCCTGACACGATTCGTCAGGAGACGGTCGGCGAACACGCGTGCTAGACTGCATCCCGCGTGACCCCGCCCGACCTCCGATATCTTGCTTCCAGGAGCCGATTAGCCGATGCCATTGGACGCCATCATCGTCAAGGGCGCCCGCGAACATAACCTCAAGGACGTCGACGTCCGCATCCCGCGCGACCGTCTCGTGGTGATCACGGGGCTCTCGGGGTCCGGGAAGTCGTCGCTTGCCTTCGACACGATCTACGCCGAGGGGCAGCGTCGTTATGTCGAATCGCTGTCCGCCTACGCCCGCCAGTTCCTCGGCCAGATGGAAAAGCCCGACGTCGATTACATCGAAGGCCTGTCGCCGGCGATCTCGATCGACCAGAAGGGCGCCAGCCACAATCCGCGCTCGACCGTCGGCACGGTGACGGAGATCTACGACTACCTGCGCCTGCTGTACGCGCGCGCCGGCACGCCGCACTGCCCGCAGTGCGGCCGCCCGATCGAGCGCCAGACGGTACAGCAGATCGTCGACACGATCTTCGCAATCGAGCCCGGCAAGAAGCTGATGATCCTGGCGCCGATCATCCGCGACCGGAAGGGCGAGCATCAACACATCTTCGAAGATGGGCGACGGGCGGGCTTCGTGCGCGTTCGCGTCGACGGGCGGATCCGCGACCTCGGCGAGCAGATCGACCTCGACAAGAAGCGCAAGCACACGGTCGAGATCGTCGTCGACCGGCTGATCGCGGAGGGCGCCGAGGGCGAGGGCACGGCTTCGAGCGCGAGCCGGCTCGCGGACAGCGTCGAGCAGGCGCTGAAGCTCGGCGGCGGCACCGTGCTGGTGGACGTCGAGGGCGAGGGCGAGCGGATGTACTCCGAGCACTACGCCTGCGCGTTCGACGGCACGAACGTCGGCGAGATCGCGCCGCGCAACTTCTCGTTCAACAGTCCGCACGGTGCGTGCCCCGAATGCACGGGGCTCGGCGTGAAGATGGAGATCGACCAGGCGCTCGTGATCCCGAACCGCAGCGTGTCGATCGAAGGCGGGGCGATCTCACCGTGGTCGCGGCAACAGGCGACGAGCACGTGGTACTTCCGGATGCTGCAGGCGCTGGCGCGGAAGCACAATTTCAAACTGAACGTGCCGGTGAAGGAGATGAAGGACAAGCATCTTCGCCTGGTGCTGTACGGCGATCAGGACCCGATCTCGATCAACTACAAGACGTCGGGTGGGCACACGAACCGGTGGGACACGACGTTCGAGGGCGTCATCCCGAACCTCTCGCGCCGGTATCGCGAAACGGACTCCGATTACATCCGCGGCGAGATCGAGCGCTACATGGCCGCGACGCCCTGCCCGGTGTGCAAGGGCGCACGTCTGAAGCCGGAAAGCCTCGCCGTGACGGTCGCGGGCGACAACATCCACCGCGTGACGTCGATGGACGTGCGAGAAGCGCGCGACTGGATCGAACACATCGGCGGCAAGGATACGCCGCTGAGCGAGCGCGAACAGATGATCGCGCGGCAGATCGTGAAGGAGATCCGCGAGCGCCTGACGTTCATGTTCGACGTCGGACTCGACTATCTGACGTTGAACCGCGCGGCGGGCACGCTGTCCGGCGGCGAGGCGCAGCGCATCCGCCTGGCGACGCAGATCGGTTCGAGCCTGATGGGTGTGCTGTACGTCTGTGACGAGCCGAGCATCGGGCTGCACCCGGTCGACGACGCGCGCCTGATCAAGACGCTGGAGCGCCTGCGCGATCTTGGCAATACGGTGCTGATCGTCGAGCACGACGAAGCGATGATGCGCGCGGCCGACCACATCATCGACATGGGTCCGGGAGCGGGTGAAGGCGGCGGGCGCGTCGTCGCGGAGGGCACGATCGACGACATCATGGCGTCGGCAGGCTCGATGACCGGCGCGTACCTGTCGGGGCGGCGGTCCGTACCGATGCCTGAGACGCGCCGACCGGGCAGCGGCGCGTCGATCACGGTCGTCGGGGCGCGCGAGAACAATCTGAAGAATATCGATGTCGAGATCCCGCTCGCGAAGTTCGTGTGCATCACGGGCGTATCCGGCTCCGGCAAGAGCACGCTGATCAACGACCTGCTGTATAAGAAGGCGGCGCAGGAGTTGTACAACGCACGCGAGCGTCCCGGTAAGGTCGATGCGATCGACGGGCTCGAGCACATCGACAAGGTCGTGAACATCGACCAGTCGCCGATCGGCCGCACGCCGCGCTCGAACCCGGCCACGTACACCGGCACCTTCACGCCGATCCGCGAGCTGTTCGCGTCGGTGCCGGAAGCGCGGCTGCGCGGCTATACGCCGGGCCGTTTCTCGTTCAACGTGAAGGGCGGCCGCTGCGAGGCGTGTTCCGGCGACGGCTACATCGAGATCGAGATGCACTTCCTGCCGGACGTGACGGTGCCGTGCGAGGTGTGCAAGGGCAAACGCTACAACCGCGAAGCGCTCGAGATCCTGTACAAGGGCAAGAACATCGCCGAAGTGCTCGATATGACGGTCACCGAGGCGTGCGCGTTCTTCGAGAAGGTGCCGCGCATCTCGGCGAAGCTCGACACGCTGCACGACGTCGGGCTCGGCTATATCCGGCTCGGGCAGCCGGCGACGACGCTTTCGGGCGGCGAGGCGCAGCGCGTGAAGCTTTCGACGGAGCTTTCGAAGCGCTCGACGGGGCGCACGCTGTACATCCTCGACGAGCCGACGACGGGGCTTTCGTTCGAGGACACGCGGGCGCTGCTGGAGGTGCTGCAACGGCTCGTCGATGGCGGCAATACGGTCGTCGTGATCGAGCATCACCTGGACGTGATCAAGAACGCCGACCACATCATCGACCTGGGGCCGTTCGGCGGCGACCGCGGCGGCAGGATCATCGCGCAGGGGACGCCGGAGGAAGTGGCGCTCGTCGAGGAGAGCTTCACGGGCCAGTACCTGCTCCGCGTCCTTGCGAGTGAGCGCGTTGAAGCGGCGCGCGGCGCATCGAAGCGCAACGGCATGACGAAGCGCGGCGCGGCGGCGAAGAACGTCGCGGCGGCTGCTTCGAACGGGCGCGCGAAGGCTGCGCTACCGGCGAAGAAGGCAACGAAGCCGCTTCCCGCATCGAAGAACGGCCGGCCGAAGACGAGGACGACAGCACGCGCGCGATGAACCCGCTCCAGAAGCGCATCCGTGGATCTCTGCTTGCGATCGATGGCATGATCGAGAGCGAGGGCGCGTTCGGGCACGGCCAGGCGTTCTGGGTGAATGGCAAGCAGGTCGCACACTTCGACGGGTCGGACACGATCGAACTGCGCATCACGCGGGCCGTCTTCAGCGAGCATCGCGACCGCTTGAAGGGCGATGCGCGCGTGATGCGGCACAGCGCCTCATCTGACTGGATTGACGTGCGTTTCAGCGCCGGCGGCGACGTGGCCCTCGTGATCGAATTGGCGGAACTCGCCGCCGCAGCGCACCGAGCGGCGCGGGGCACGACGCCGAAGCCGCCGCCCGAGGGCGCAGATCTGGCGCGCCGCAAGCGCTTTCATTGACGGGACGTACGCGGTCGTGAACAAGCAAGAACTCGCGGAGATCACGAGATCGTCGTGGCGGGCGCTGGAGGCCGAACTAGTGGAGCTTTCAGATGAGCAGATGCTGCTGCCGGGCGTCGGCGGCGACTGGTCGGTGAAGGACGTGCTCGCGCATATTTCGGCGTGGGAGCGCATGTTTATCCGCGATATCGAACATGTGATGCGTGGTGAGGAGCCTGAACAGCCGGAGCTGTGGACGGGGCAGATTACCGGCGAGACCAACAGCCGCATCTTCGCGGAGAACCGCGACCGTCCGCTCGCCGACGTGCATGCCGACTCCCGCGCGTCGCACGAGACGTTCGTCGGGGTGATCGACCGGCTTTCCGACGCCGATCTGTTCGACGCGCAGCGCTTTCCGCAGGCGTACGGCAACGCGATCGCGCCGTGGTTTCGCGATCATGGCGACCAGCACTACGCCGAACATCACGGACAGATCGCGCGATGGAGAAGCTCGCTGGGATGAACAAGCAGGAGCTTGCGGAGATCACGCGATCGTCGCGAGGGGCGCTGGAAGCCGAACTGGCGCAGCTTTCGGACGAGCAGATGCTGACGCCGGGCGTCGTCGACGATTGGTCTGTCAAAGACGTGCTGGCGCATATCTCGGCGTGGGAGCGTATGTTCATCGATTGGATCGACGCACTGATGCGCGGCGACAAGCCGGATCGCCCGGAGTTCTTCACCGACGAATGGACGGACAAGGTGAACGCGCGCGTGTACTGGGCACACCGTACCGACTCGCTTGAGGTCGTACTGGCGGAGTTCCACGCGATGCATGAGGTAATGATGGAGTTCATCGAGGGTCTGTCCGAGGAGGACCTGTTTGATCATGCACGCTTTCCGTGGGCGAACGGCCGTGAGATGGCGCCGTGGCTGCGGGCGAACGCCGACGAGCACTACGACGAGCATCGCGAGCAGCTTGAGGCCTGGCGGCGTGCGCAGCGCGAAAGGAAGAGCGAGTGATAGACGATGCGGCGGCGCAGGCGTTCGTGGAGAGGAACCGATCCGCTGCCATGACGACGCTGCGCGCAGATGGCACGCCGCATACCGTGCGCGTCGGGATTGCGGTCGTCGATGGCAAGATCTGGAGTTCTAGCACCCAGGCACGGGCGCGCACGCGTCACCTGCGTCTCGATCCGCGATCGACGCTCTTCGTGTTCGACAGCGCGTGGGCGTATCTGACGCTGGAATGCCGCGTGACGTTGCTCGAAGGGTCCGACGTGCCTGAGCAGAGCGTAGGGCTGTTCCAGGTGATGCAGCAGGGCATATCGCCGGCGCCGGGTCCCGGCAAACTGCTGTGGAACGGCGCCGCGAAGACGCTCGAGGAGTTCAAGCAGGCGATGCGCGACGAGAAGCGCCTGATCTACGAGTTCGACGTCGTGCGCTCGTACGGCATGTACGGAGAGTCCTGACGATGACCGAGCAGCCGAAGGCGATCTTCTTCGACATGGATGGCACGATTCTCGACTGGCAGTCGGGGATGGAGGAGTCGTGGCTCGCATCGTGCGAGCAGCATTGCGCCGGCGGCTACGTCCCAGCGGAGCTGCACGACGCGATCCGCGTGCGCCGCACGTGGTTCTGGGGCGACCCGGAGCGCGCGAATGCCGGCCGCATGGACCTGGACGCGTCGAGCCGGGAGATCGTGCGAAGGGCGTTCGACGACATGAGGATCAAGAGCGTCGAGTTGGCGCACCGGATCTCGGATGACTATCGCGCGCTGCGTGATCTCGCGATCGCGCCGTATCCGGGAGCCATCGAACTGCTCGCGGGCCTGCAGTCGCGGGGGACGCGAATGGCGCTGATCACCAACGGCGCCGCGATCTCGCAGCGGCGGAGCGTCGAGCGGTTCGCGCTAGCGCGGTATTTCGACTGCGTTGTGATCGAAGGCGAGTTTGGCGTGGGGAAGCCGGACGAGCGCGTGTTTCAGCACGCGCTGGCTTCTTGCGGGGTCGAGGCGGCGGACACGTGGATGGTCGGCGACAGCCTGGAAGCCGACATCGCGCCTGCGGTGCGGCTTGGCATGCACGCCGTGTGGATCGATGGGGCCGGTGAGCTCGCGCCAACGGAAGCGCTGCGCGATCGAAATGCGCATGTGCGTCCGCATCGGGTTATCAAGCGGATCGATGAGTTGATGGCGGGCGAGCGCACTTCGTGAAATTGCCAGCGCCCGAGAGGGATCATGCCGGGTCTTCGGCGGATTGATGCGCGAAGCCGCGCGGGCTTTCAGCCCGCGCTCGTTGTGGTCGTCGGCCAGCGTTGCGCGAAGCCGCGCGGGCTTTCAGCCCGCGCTCGTTGTGGCTACTTCGCCCCGGCCGGACGCAGCTAAAGCTACGTCCCTACGATCCGGTCCCCCGAGCCCCAGCTACTTGAAGACCTTTGCGGTCAGTTCGTCGCAGCTCAGTTCTTCGATGGCTGTTGCGCGGCGCCGCAGCCATTCGTTGAAGAGGAAGAGGCCGCGCTCGTTGGCGCTGTCGAGCGAGCCGATGGCGACCACCGTGTAGACATGCATGAACAACGCCGACAAGCGGTAATCGTAGAACGCGTCATCGTAGGTGTAGTCTTTCGTGTCGTTCTGGTCGCTGATGATGTCGTGCCAGAGGCGCACCAGCCGCTCCTCATGCGCCTTGCGGACCTCCGGCGTGACGCTCGTTGACAGGAAATAGGCGACGTCGAACACGCCGCGCCCCTTGCACGAGATCTGCCAGTCGATGGCGCGGAAGGCTGGCGTACTAACGCCGTCGCCATAGAACACGTTGTCGCCGCGGAAGTCGCCGTGAATGATCGTGAGCGGCGCGGGCGCAAGCGCGTCGAGTACGTCGAGCACATGATGCTGTAGCTGTTCGCCAAGCTTCACCAGCGCGGGCGAGAGCTTGTCGCCGGCGAACTGGCAGAACGTCCCCCATGCCTGTTGGTACGCCCCCGCGGCCACCTGCTGCACGGGCCCGTTGACAGCCGGCATCCAGTCGAGCTTGTCGAGCTTCGGAGAGTTCCACCATGCGGCCTGGAACTTCGCGAGGCTGCTGATGGCAAGTTCGGCCTGTTCGGCGGCGCATCCCGGGGCTTCATCGCCTACGACTGCGGGCGCCATGTCTTCGATCAGGAGCAGGTACTCGTCGCCTTCGACGTCCATCGCGCTGTAGTAGCGCTTCGGGACGGACATGTTGACGTCCGCGGCGATGTCTTCGTAGAACCGGATCTCGCGCTCGTAAAAGCGGAAGAGGTTGGCGACGCCGCGGCCACCGGGGTCGAGTGCGGGCAGCTTGGCGACCATCGCCGTCGGAGCGCCGGCCTCGTCGCGGTCGTACGTGACCGTGATCCTGGCGAGTTGGCCGAGGAAACCAGCACCGGCGCCGATGCTTTCCGATGCCACCGACACGACGTTCGCTTCGCGGATGACGTCGTTGTCGCGCAATGCCGCGGTGAGCCACTCCGGCGAGATCTCCTGAGGGCTACGGGGAATGCTCAACTTGCCCATGCGAATCTCCCTCGTGTGGTGACGGCGATCGGGTCTAGAATCCGTCCGGGCAAAATGGCGCGTACTTCGTGCGCCACATGGCATCCCAGCGATCGAGGGGTGCATCCGGCGAAGCCTCGGCGCGCCCGAAGCGCACGGCGAGCGACGGCGACACTTGTCCGAACACCAACTGCGCAAGCGCGGAGATATCGAGTGTGAGCTGCGCTGACTCCTTCGTGCGCGACACTGCGGTGCCTTCGGGGCCCGCCTCGAGCAGCCAGCGGTCGGCGTTCCAGGGGCACATCTCATCGCGCACCTGGAAGACGACGCGCCCTTCGCCGTAGGGCCGCAGCGGCAGCGCGCGCTCCAGATCGATGATGCGGCCGAGCATCCAGTCGTAACGCGTGGTATCGAGTTCTCGCGGGTCGAGCATGATGTCGAACGCGGGATCGTCGGCGGGAGCGGCGCCTACGATGACGCGCTTGACGAGGTCGAACGTCTTGAAGAACTCCCACATCGCGCGATAAGCGCCCGGCGTCAGCCAGGCGTAGTCCCGCACGAAGAGCCGCTGTCCGGGGCCGGCGCGATCGGCATGCTCCTCGTAGAACTTGGCGCTGTAGGCGACGTAGCCCTTCGGCTCACCATCTTCCTCGT encodes the following:
- a CDS encoding phosphotransferase, which gives rise to MGKLSIPRSPQEISPEWLTAALRDNDVIREANVVSVASESIGAGAGFLGQLARITVTYDRDEAGAPTAMVAKLPALDPGGRGVANLFRFYEREIRFYEDIAADVNMSVPKRYYSAMDVEGDEYLLLIEDMAPAVVGDEAPGCAAEQAELAISSLAKFQAAWWNSPKLDKLDWMPAVNGPVQQVAAGAYQQAWGTFCQFAGDKLSPALVKLGEQLQHHVLDVLDALAPAPLTIIHGDFRGDNVFYGDGVSTPAFRAIDWQISCKGRGVFDVAYFLSTSVTPEVRKAHEERLVRLWHDIISDQNDTKDYTYDDAFYDYRLSALFMHVYTVVAIGSLDSANERGLFLFNEWLRRRATAIEELSCDELTAKVFK